One Setaria viridis chromosome 3, Setaria_viridis_v4.0, whole genome shotgun sequence DNA window includes the following coding sequences:
- the LOC117848727 gene encoding uncharacterized protein isoform X2 translates to MSFVNFHEQEKISKEIVTEAIENCMKKQADNLLNSLEVISGRLSQLELYCYKLERSIGELRSDVMDYHSEASLNYRCLEKHVKEVQQSVQVLQEKQELAETPKEMSKLQIVHEDSAQKSEGTAPSVFMARENELALVPLHQVNAVQSPAMQFRSCNGVILQQLVPVSLSTQQDPQRSNQTTMYCMQGQSHLEHRQAQPFQAAAQSVQPLTQKPQPQTVVEVPQVTSQAQEFYLQPQQQWPHQTGQQVQPQARQPQPQVVQHQQYSNIQQVPAQMVQQQMSSPQAHSAPQVTLVYPPYGPHQPACANAGARTGGMVVQPSYSTISSSQRKHHEVAPIYVQSNTVSVPSAERRQQPQQLHSLGNGSFVPQPSKVGPCGVAPYTVQGSAQTYNTAYGSPSSNPATIVAVLNQQAHGNAPMVLHHLGPQSVQNHPDVAEKVARMGYSNDQVEGIALRMVAAGQPAEYNPLHDRLSSVSHGVAPQAWSG, encoded by the exons ATGTCATTTGTTAATTTCCACGAGCAAGAAAAAATTTCTAAAGAAATCGTAACAGAAGCTATAGAGAACTGCATGAAGAAACAAGCGGATAACTTGTTGAATTCGCTGGAAGTCATCAGTGGTAGGCTGTCGCAATTGGAGTTATATTGCTATAAGCTGGAACGGTCCATTGGAGAACTACGAAGTGATGTGATGGATTATCATAGTGAAGCAAGTCTTAACTACCGTTGCCTTGAAAAGCATGTGAAAGAG GTTCAGCAATCCGTGCAGGTTCTTCAGGAAAAGCAGGAGCTTGCTGAGACCCCGAAAGAAATGAGCAAACTTCAGATAGTACATGAGGACTCTGCACAAAAGAGTGAAGGTACTGCTCCATCAGTTTTCATGGCTAGAGAAAATGAGCTTGCCCTCGTGCCCTTGCACCAAGTAAACGCTGTTCAGTCTCCTGCTATGCAATTCCGAAGCTGCAATGGCGTTATTTTGCAGCAACTGGTGCCAGTCTCTTTGAGCACTCAGCAAGACCCACAGCGTTCGAATCAAACAACCATGTACTGTATGCAAGGCCAAAGTCATCTGGAGCACAGACAGGCCCAGCCATTCCAAGCTGCTGCTCAATCTGTGCAGCCACTTACCCAGAAGCCTCAGCCACAGACTGTAGTTGAGGTACCTCAGGTAACTAGTCAGGCGCAAGAGTTCTACCTTCAACCTCAGCAGCAATGGCCACATCAAACAGGTCAGCAGGTTCAACCTCAGGCAAGGCAGCCACAACCACAGGTGGTACAACACCAGCAGTACAGCAATATTCAGCAAGTTCCAGCACAGATGGTTCAGCAGCAAATGTCTTCTCCACAGGCTCATAGTGCACCTCAAGTCACACTGGTATATCCTCCATATGGGCCTCATCAGCCTGCATGTGCTAATGCCGGGGCACGCACTGGGGGTATGGTTGTGCAGCCTTCATACTCCACAATTTCATCATCTCAGCGGAAGCATCATGAGGTTGCTCCTATTTATGTGCAGAGCAACACAGTTTCTGTTCCATCAGCAGAGCGACGTCAACAGCCTCAGCAGCTTCATTCACTTGGCAATGGCTCATTTGTACCTCAACCAAGCAAGGTTGGTCCATGTGGTGTTGCACCATATACAGTACAAGGGAGTGCACAGACCTACAACACTGCTTATGGAAGCCCTTCCAGCAATCCTGCTACTATTGTTGCTGTCCTCAATCAACAAGCACATGGCAATGCTCCGATGGTGCTTCATCACTTGGGACCTCAGTCAGTGCAGAACCATCCGGACGTTGCTGAAAAGGTTGCTCGAATGGGTTACTCAAATGATCAAGTTGAGGGAATTGCACTCCGTATGGTGGCTGCGGGCCAGCCTGCTGAGTATAATCCCCTGCATGACAGGCTGAGCTCAGTTAGCCATGGGGTGGCTCCACAGGCATGGTCTGGGTAG
- the LOC117849544 gene encoding homeobox-DDT domain protein RLT2 codes for MESSGDGGDEGAGAAAVGMGSPGPASAPAAVGGGGSGAGASGSGGKPPVKRVMKTPYQLEVLERTYAEDSYPNETKRAELSVQLGLTDRQLQMWFCHRRLKDRKPPAKRQQRDEEVTVPVIAPPPVLPPPLPHSEIMVGTVGTYGEQLLPYSRRGPGRSSAVPRISVPEIGRRYYEPPQVILPHMAAVHLTQAEHRMIDSVETLIGEPLRDDGPVLGVEFDPLPPGAFGAPIVPEQPKQPYRSYEPKMFSGRDPKPMKASAFLPTIDPLLPNTVNGKRKSLVGSSSHLGSQAVHEYQFLPEQPSDVYERASQSRFYDTSTEASNSRIASLSTGSRFLHGVEQAPSYAFHGQLSGSSHLAQHGRSPIPSGSTDHEGALSNINVSPAPFHGQFGIPQVAGFETPLASSERMGYHDEDTYRVDRKRKHNEEAKIAKEVEAHEKRIRKELEKQDLLNRKREEQMRRETERHDRERRKEEERLMRERQREEERFQKEQRREHKRMEKFMQKQSIRAEKLRQKEELRREKEAARQKAANEKATARRIAREAMELMEDERLELLELAYRSKGLPSMVSLDIDTLQQLDSFRGMLGQFPPETVRLKVPFSTKPWAASEDNIGNLLMVWKFFITFADVLGLPSFTLDEFVQALHDYDSRFLGELHVALLKSIIKDIEDVARTPSVALGVNQSGSANPGGGHPQIVEGAYAWGFNILNWQRHLNFLTWPEILRQFGLCAGFGPQLKKRNAGTVHYRDDNEGRDGADIISTLRNGSAAVNAAALMKERGYTNRRRSRHRLTPGTVKFAAYHVLSLEGSKGLTILEVAEKIQKSGLRDLTTSKTPEASISAALSRDTKLFERTAPSTYCVKTPYRKDPADSETVLSAAREKIRVFQNALSECEEVEKDVDEAERDADSECDDADDDVDGDDMNIEDKDVKSPLVRAQDGAPVTVVGDIKQESNSVVNTLVPQSTQTKCSESVSLRTLDIKASTSTDPVVGDDVKDNEIDESNQGESWVQGLTEGDYCDLSVDERLNALVALIGVATEGNSIRAILEERLEAASALKKQMWAEAQLDKRRIREDFTSKIQYDSCVGLKVDTDRENNAAESTLTPVHNPIKNNDGNANTANTDLLVDKQNQHITGDIAHHQNGVSRESTINPESLSVQQYASSEKTRSQLKSYIGHKAEQLYIYRSLPLGQDRRRNRYWQFSASSSSYDPGSGRIFFESRDGYWRVIDSAEAFEALVASLDTRGIRESHLHSMLQSIEPTFKEAVEKKRCSSLEHPAGRILKNGSNEIISTNHGNEFGSPCSILSGVASDNVAHSDTFKIELGRNEAEKIAISKRAYVFVKWMWRECYSHQSTYAMKYGKKRWPELIQSCDYCYQIYLAEERHCSSCHKTFKPIHNFLEHSSQCEEKHRTDPNWKMQIVDHSVPIGLRLLKLLLATIEASIPAEALQPFWTDGYRKSWGVKLYSASSAEEVLQMLSMLEGAVKRDYLSSNFETTIELLNLNTQDTNQNSVARSGSATVLPWVPDTTAAIALRLFDLDSSISYTLHPKAASNKEREAGDFTNLPPRHPTIKNKQEIDQFGSIGFDQQYGVLLTNSNGRRGRGRGSRGGSRGGRSHSRGGKVPRGISSSSRIQFRDDNNGSYEKGPRKIAKNTRGRGRGRGRGRGRGRGLRTVRPRQPSELGIRSIPKANLLGSFSMLSKANRSGKMHSPESSGAEDWALERREYVEDDDNNSVSQSDESEENEENGEPLNEEYDDELVPGYPRDNSESSPLQMMDDGSEDNDEDAEGDEDGEDGEDYEAEDPVGDEDDDVEMGGDGEIGDEDDDDDDDDGGDGVGNADVDEGGTSYSSEYSE; via the exons ATGGAGtcctccggcgatgggggcGATGAGGgcgctggggcggcggcggtcgggatGGGGAGTCCCGGCCCGGCGTCGGCCCCTGCGGCCGTTGGCGGCGGGGGTAGCGGAGCTGGTGCGTCTGGATCCGGGGGGAAGCCGCCGGTGAAGCGCGTGATGAAGACGCCCTACCAGTTGGAGGTTCTCGAGAGGACCTATGCAG AGGATTCGTATCCAAACGAGACGAAGCGGGCGGAGCTGTCGGTGCAGTTGGGGCTGACAGACAGGCAGCTGCAGATGTGGTTCTGCCACCGCCGGCTCAAGGACCGGAAACCTCCTGCCAAGAGGCAGCAGCGGGATGAGGAGGTCACCGTGCCAGTCATAGCGCCACCACCCGTCCTTCCGCCTCCATTACCGCACAGCGAGATTATGGTGGGGACTGTTGGGACTTACGGTGAGCAGCTGCTGCCCTACTCCAGGAGAGGGCCTGGCCGGTCCTCAGCTGTGCCTAGGATATCCGTGCCGGAGATTGGGAGAAGATACTATGAGCCACCACAGGTCATTCTGCCTCACATGGCAGCAGTGCACCTTACACAAGCTGAGCACCGGATGATTGATTCTGTGGAAACGTTGATAGGGGAACCGCTGAGAGATGATGGGCCAGTGCTTGGTGTTGAGTTTGATCCACTTCCTCCTGGTGCATTTGGTGCGCCTATTG TTCCAGAGCAACCGAAGCAGCCCTACCGATCTTATGAACCCAAGATGTTTTCTGGGCGTGATCCCAAGCCCATGAAG GCATCAGCATTTTTGCCTACTATCGACCCTTTGCTTCCAAATACAGTTAATGGGAAACGGAAGTCCTTGGTTGGGTCTTCTTCTCATCTTGGTTCACAGGCAGTACATGAATACCAGTTTCTTCCGGAGCAGCCAAGTGATGTATATGAGAGGGCAAGCCAGTCGCGCTTCTATGATACTTCAACAGAGGCATCAAATTCGAGGATAGCTTCTCTGTCTACGggatcacgatttctccatggAGTTGAGCAGGCACCTAGCTATGCGTTTCACGGTCAATTATCTGGTTCTAGCCATTTAGCTCAACATGGCAGATCACCCATTCCATCAGGATCAACAGATCATGAGGGCGCTTTGTCAAATATTAATGTTAGCCCAGCTCCATTTCATGGGCAATTCGGCATTCCTCAAGTTGCTGGGTTTGAAACCCCCCTTGCATCCTCTGAAAGAATGGGTTATCATGATGAAGATACCTATCGTGTGGATAGAAAGCGCAAG CATAATGAGGAAGCTAAGATCGCGAAGGAAGTTGAGGCTCATGAAAAACGAATCAGAAAGGAGCTTGAGAAGCAAGATCTGCTGAACAGAAAG AGAGAAGAACAAATGCGGAGGGAAACAGAGAGACATGATCGTGAAAGACGTAAAGAAGAGGAGAGGTTGATGCGTGAAAGGCAAAGGGAAGAAGAGAGATTCCAAAAGGAACAAAGGCGTGAACACAAGCGCATGGAGAAGTTTATGCAGAAACAATCCATAAGA GCTGAAAAACTAAGACAAAAGGAGGAACTTCGAAGGGAGAAAGAAGCTGCGAGGCAGAAGGCTGCTAATGAGAAGGCTACAGCACGTAGAATCGCACGAGAGGCGATGGAACTGATGGAAGATGAGCGCTTAGAACTATTAGAACTGGCCTATCGTAGTAAAGGGTTGCCCTCAATGGTTTCTCTTGATATTGACACATTACAGCAACTTGATTCATTTAGAG GAATGCTGGGACAGTTTCCTCCTGAAACTGTGAGACtgaaggtgccattttcaacaAAACCATGGGCAGCTTCTGAGGATAACATTGGCAACCTTTTGATG GTTTGGAAGTTCTTTATTACCTTTGCTGATGTTCTTGGGCTTCCATCGTTCACATTGGATGAGTTCGTGCAGGCTCTTCATGATTAT GATTCAAGGTTCCTAGGGGAGTTGCATGTTGCTCTGCTGAAATCTATCATAAAGGATATTGAGGATGTTGCCCGGACTCCTTCAGTTGCTTTGGGTGTAAATCAGAGCGGTTCTGCTAATCCTGGAGGTGGCCACCCACAAATTGTTGAAGGG GCATATGCTTGGGGCTTCAACATACTTAACTGGCAGCGCCACTTAAACTTTCTCACATGGCCTGAAATACTGCGCCAATTTGGTTTATGCGCTGGTTTTGGGCCTCAGTTAAAGAAAAGGAACGCTGGAACTGTACATTACCGCGACGATAATGAG GGCCGTGATGGTGCGGATATCATTTCCACTCTGCGAAATGGTTCGGCGGCTGTGAATGCTGCTGCTTTAATGAAAGAGAGAGGGTATACTAACCGTCGCAGGTCACGACACCGTCTGACACCTGGAACTGTAAAATTTGCTGCTTATCATGTATTGTCGCTTGAAGGGAGCAAAGGTCTCACAATACTGGAAGTCGCAGAAAAGATCCAG aAATCTGGACTGAGAGACCTTACGACAAGCAAGACACCAGAGGCATCTATATCTGCTGCATTGTCAAGAGACACTAAGCTTTTTGAAAGAACGGCACCTTCAACATATTGTGTTAAAACTCCTTACAGAAAGGACCCAGCTGACTCTGAGACTGTGTTGTCAGCAGCACGTGAAAAAATCAGGGTGTTTCAGAATGCACTTTCGGAGTGTGAAGAAGTGGAGAAGGATGTTGATGAGGCTGAGAGGGATGCAGATTCCGAATGTGATGATGCTGACGATGATGTTGATGGTGATGACATGAATATTGAGGACAAGGATGTCAAATCTCCGCTAGTTAGAGCTCAAGATGGTGCACCAGTTACAGTAGTCGGTGACATAAAGCAAGAATCAAATAGTGTGGTTAATACATTAGTACCACAGAGCACTCAGACTAAATGCAGCGAAAGTGTTTCATTGCGTACTTTAGACATTAAAGCAAGTACTTCAACTGATCCAGTGGTTGGAGATGATGTTAAGGACAATGAGATAGATGAAAGTAACCAAGGAGAATCCTGGGTACAGGGGCTAACTGAAGGTGACTACTGTGACCTTAGTGTGGACGAACGGCTCAATGCGTTGGTTGCACTTATTGGTGTTGCCACTGAAGGCAATTCTATCCGTGCAATACTGGAG GAACGTCTAGAAGCAGCAAGTgctctaaaaaaacaaatgtgGGCTGAAGCACAACTTGATAAAAGGCGTATAAGGGAGGACTTTACTAGTAAGATACAATACGATTCTTGTGTTGGTTTGAAGGTTGACACAGATCGAGAAAATAATGCTGCTGAGAGTACCCTTACGCCAGTGCATAACCCTATTAAAAACAATGATGGAAATGCCAATACAGCAAACACTGATTTGCTTGTCGATAAGCAGAATCAGCATATTACGGGTGATATAGCTCATCATCAGAATGGTGTAAGCCGAGAATCAACTATTAATCCAGAAAGCTTGTCTGTTCAGCAATATGCTTCATCTGAGAAAACTCGATCTCAGTTGAAATCCTACATAGGTCACAAGGCAGAACAGCTTTACATTTACAGATCACTACCCCTTGGACAAGATCGAAGGCGGAATCGATATTGGCAGTTTTctgcatcttcatcatcctATGACCCTGGTTCTGGAAGAATCTTTTTCGAATCTAGAGATGGATACTGGAGGGTCATTGACTCAGCTGAG GCATTTGAAGCTTTGGTAGCTTCCCTTGATACTCGTGGCATCCGGGAGTCACATCTGCACTCAATGTTGCAAAGTATCGAGCCAACCTTTAAGGAAGCtgttgaaaagaaaaggtgttCCAGTTTAGAACACCCAGCTGGACGGATTTTGAAAAATGGAAGTAATGAAATAATAAGTACAAATCATGGGAATGAGTTTGGAAGTCCATGCAGTATCCTTTCTGGTGTTGCTTCTGATAATGTAGCACACTCAGATACTTTCAAGATAGAGCTTGGGCGTAATGAAGCCGAGAAGATTGCTATCTCGAAAAGGGCTTATGTGTTTGTGAAATGGATGTGGAGGGAGTGCTACAGTCACCAATCTACATATGCCATGAAATATGGAAAGAAGCGCTGGCCTGAGTTGATTCAATCTTGTGATTATTGCTACCAGATTTACTTAGCTGAAGAAAGACACTGTTCTTCTTGCCACAAGACGTTCAAACCCATTCATAATTTCTTGGAGCACTCATCACAATGTGAAGAAAAACATAGAACAGATCCTAATTGGAAGATGCAAATTGTGGACCATTCTGTACCCATAGGATTGAGATTGCTCAAACTGCTCTTAGCTACCATTGAG GCTTCAATACCAGCAGAAGCTCTCCAACCGTTTTGGACGGATGGGTATCGAAAATCTTGGGGTGTGAAGTTGTATTCTGCATCATCTGCTGAAGAAGTCTTGCAG ATGCTTAGTATGCTGGAAGGTGCAGTAAAGCGAGATTACTTGTCATCTAACTTTGAAACGACAATTGAGTTGCTTAACTTGAACACACAAGATACTAATCAGAATTCTGTTGCACGTTCTGGATCTGCTACTGTACTTCCATGGGTACCTGATACTACTGCTGCTATTGCCTTAAGATTGTTTGATTTGGATTCTTCCATATCATACACACTTCATCCAAAGGCTGCATCAAATAAGGAGAGAGAAGCTGGAGATTTCACG AATCTTCCACCGAGGCATCCTACTATTAAGAACAAACAAGAAATAGACCAGTTCGGATCTATTGGTTTTGATCAACAATATGGAGTGTTGCTAACTAATAGCAATGGTCGTAGAGGTCGTGGACGTGGAAGTCGAGGAGGTAGCAGGGGAGGTCGATCCCACAGTCGCGGTGGCAAGGTTCCTAGAGGTATTAGCAGCTCTTCCAGGATCCAGTTCAGGGATGACAACAATGGGTCATATGAGAAAGGCCCTCGAAAGATTGCAAAGAATACCcgtgggcgtgggcgtgggcgtgggcgtggcCGCGGCCGAGGCCGTGGACTTCGAACAGTTAGACCTCGGCAACCATCTGAGCTCGGCATCAGATCAATTCCAAAGGCAAACTTATTGGGCAGCTTTAGCATGTTAAGTAAGGCAAACCGTTCTGGAAAGATGCattctcctgagagctcgggTGCAGAAGATTGGGCCTTGGAGAGAAGGGAATATGTTGAAGATGATGACAACAATTCGGTATCTCAATCCGATGAATCGGAAGAAAATGAGGAAAATGGTGAGCCCTTGAATGAGGAATATGATGACGAGCTGGTCCCTGGTTATCCAAGGGACAATTCTGAGTCCAGCCCCCTACAGATGATGGATGACGGAAGCGAGGATAATGATGAGGATGCTGAAGGAGATGAAGACGGTGAGGATGGAGAGGACTATGAAGCGGAAGACCCTGTCGGTGATGAGGACGATGATGTTGAGATGGGAGGGGATGGTGAAATTGGTGAtgaagatgacgacgacgatgacgacgatggtGGAGATGGAGTGGGAAATGCAGATGTGGATGAAGGTGGTACTTCATATTCTTCAGAGTATAGCGAATGA
- the LOC117849940 gene encoding protein DEHYDRATION-INDUCED 19 — translation MDSEHWISRLAAAKRFYAAQLGHSDRAGMEELDMDEEVRPEFACPYCYEDHDVASLCAHLEEEHPFEPHAAACPVCSEMVTRDMVNHITMQHGYLFKNRRRLRRFIIPGSQALSLLSRDLREAHLQVLLGGGHRSSNNNNTTNISADPLLSSFGLSFPTSDAEQTSKSTISVPDDATMAKETPAQARKLSIDSSLTSEEREQKRKQASVRATFVQDLLLSTLFGD, via the exons ATGGACTCGGAGCACTGGATCTCGCGCCTGGCCGCCGCGAAGCGGTTCTACGCGGCGCAGCTCGGCCACAGCG ATCGGGCGGGGATGGAGGAGCTGGACATGGACGAGGAGGTAAGGCCGGAGTTCGCCTGCCCTTACTGCTACGAGGACCACGACGTCGCCTCCCTCTGCGCGCATCTCGAGGAGGAGCACCCGTTCGAGCCCCACGCCGCG GCTTGCCCTGTTTGCTCTGAGATGGTTACAAGGGATATGGTTAACCATATTACTATGCAACACGGGTACTTATTCAAG AATCGTCGCCGGTTGCGCAGATTCATTATTCCAGGCAGCCAAGCCCTTTCTTTGCTGAGCCGAGATCTACGGGAAGCCCATTTGCAGGTGCTTTTAGGAGGTGGGCATAGGTCAagcaacaataacaacaccacAAATATCTCAGCAGATCCTCTTCTATCATCGTTTGGCCTTAGCTTCCCAACATCAGATGCAGAGCAAACATCAAAGTCCACTATTTCTGTTCCTGATGATGCTACCATGGCAAAAGAGACTCCTGCTCAGGCACGGAAGTTAAG TATCGATTCATCCCTCACAAGTGAAGAAAGGGAGCAGAAACGGAAGCAAGCCAGCGTCAGAGCAACTTTTGTGCAAGACCTGCTGCTCTCTACTCTATTCGGGGACTAA
- the LOC117849545 gene encoding uncharacterized protein — translation MGLDYYKILGVDKGATDDDLKKAYRKLAMKWHPDKNPNNKKEAENKFKQISEAYEVLSDPQKRAVYDQYGEEGLKGQVPPPGAGGAGPGGATFFSTGGDGPNVFRFNPRNAEDIFAEFFGGSSPFGGMGGGGMPGMRTGGTRFSSSIFGDDIFGSAFGGGPDGHGMHTGGRAVKAPAIERKLPCSLEELYKGTTKKMKISREIADASGKTIPVEEILTIDVKPGWKKGTKITFPEKGNETPNTIPADLVFIIDEKPHPVFTRDGNDLVVTQKIPLAEALTGYTAHLTTLDGRSLTVPISSVIHPGYEEVVRGEGMPIPKEPSRKGNLRIKFDIKFPSRLTADQKSGVKRLLGQ, via the exons ATGGGTCTCGACTACTACAAGATCCTAGGCGTCGACAAGGGCGCCACAGACGACGACCTCAAGAAGGCCTACCGCAAGCTCGCCATGAAGTGGCACCCCGACAAGAACCCCAACAACAAGAAGGAGGCCGAGAACAAGTTCAAGCAGATCTCGGAGGCGTACGAG GTGCTGAGCGACCCGCAGAAGCGCGCGGTGTACGACCAGTACGGCGAGGAGGGGCTCAAGGGGcaggtgccgccgccgggcgccggcggggcgggccCCGGTGGCGCAACCTTCTTCTccacgggcggcgacgggccgaACGTGTTCCGGTTCAACCCGCGCAACGCGGAGGACATCTTCGCGGAGTTCTTCGGCGGGTCCAGCCCTTTCGGCGGAATGGGGGGAGGAGGAATGCCCGGCATGCGGACCGGTGGGACCAGGttctcctcctccatcttcgGGGACGATATATTCGGCTCAGCGTTCGGCGGCGGCCCCGACGGGCACGGCATGCAcaccggcgggcgggcggtgaAGGCGCCCGCGATCGAGCGGAAGCTGCCGTGCAGCCTGGAGGAGCTGTACAAGGGGACCACCAAGAAGATGAAGATTTCTAGGGAAATCGCTGATGCCAGCGG GAAGACGATCCCGGTGGAGGAGATCCTGACGATCGACGTGAAGCCCGGGTGGAAGAAGGGCACCAAGATCACGTTCCCGGAGAAGGGCAACGAGACGCCCAACACGATCCCGGCCGACCTCGTCTTCATCATCGACGAGAAGCCGCACCCGGTGTTCACCCGCGACGGCAACGACCTGGTGGTGACGCAGAAGATCCCGCTGGCCGAGGCCCTGACGGGGTACACCGCGCACCTGACGACGCTGGACGGGCGCAGCCTGACGGTGCCGATCAGCTCGGTGATCCACCCGGGGTACGAGGAGGTGGTGCGCGGCGAGGGTATGCCGATCCCCAAGGAACCGTCGAGGAAGGGCAACCTCAGGATCAAGTTCGACATCAAGTTCCCGTCGAGGCTCACGGCGGACCAGAAGTCGGGAGTCAAGAGGCTGCTCGGGCAGTAG
- the LOC117848727 gene encoding uncharacterized protein isoform X1, whose amino-acid sequence MASPARPAAASVSGAFGLSPDPKRCSFDQALRQKDFQENRLLMSFVNFHEQEKISKEIVTEAIENCMKKQADNLLNSLEVISGRLSQLELYCYKLERSIGELRSDVMDYHSEASLNYRCLEKHVKEVQQSVQVLQEKQELAETPKEMSKLQIVHEDSAQKSEGTAPSVFMARENELALVPLHQVNAVQSPAMQFRSCNGVILQQLVPVSLSTQQDPQRSNQTTMYCMQGQSHLEHRQAQPFQAAAQSVQPLTQKPQPQTVVEVPQVTSQAQEFYLQPQQQWPHQTGQQVQPQARQPQPQVVQHQQYSNIQQVPAQMVQQQMSSPQAHSAPQVTLVYPPYGPHQPACANAGARTGGMVVQPSYSTISSSQRKHHEVAPIYVQSNTVSVPSAERRQQPQQLHSLGNGSFVPQPSKVGPCGVAPYTVQGSAQTYNTAYGSPSSNPATIVAVLNQQAHGNAPMVLHHLGPQSVQNHPDVAEKVARMGYSNDQVEGIALRMVAAGQPAEYNPLHDRLSSVSHGVAPQAWSG is encoded by the exons atGGCGTCCCCGGcacggcccgccgccgcctccgtctccgGCGCCTTTGGCCTCTCGCCGGACCCCAAGCGCTGTTCCTTCGACCAGGCGCTCCGGCAAAAG GATTTTCAGGAGAACAGACTGTTGATGTCATTTGTTAATTTCCACGAGCAAGAAAAAATTTCTAAAGAAATCGTAACAGAAGCTATAGAGAACTGCATGAAGAAACAAGCGGATAACTTGTTGAATTCGCTGGAAGTCATCAGTGGTAGGCTGTCGCAATTGGAGTTATATTGCTATAAGCTGGAACGGTCCATTGGAGAACTACGAAGTGATGTGATGGATTATCATAGTGAAGCAAGTCTTAACTACCGTTGCCTTGAAAAGCATGTGAAAGAG GTTCAGCAATCCGTGCAGGTTCTTCAGGAAAAGCAGGAGCTTGCTGAGACCCCGAAAGAAATGAGCAAACTTCAGATAGTACATGAGGACTCTGCACAAAAGAGTGAAGGTACTGCTCCATCAGTTTTCATGGCTAGAGAAAATGAGCTTGCCCTCGTGCCCTTGCACCAAGTAAACGCTGTTCAGTCTCCTGCTATGCAATTCCGAAGCTGCAATGGCGTTATTTTGCAGCAACTGGTGCCAGTCTCTTTGAGCACTCAGCAAGACCCACAGCGTTCGAATCAAACAACCATGTACTGTATGCAAGGCCAAAGTCATCTGGAGCACAGACAGGCCCAGCCATTCCAAGCTGCTGCTCAATCTGTGCAGCCACTTACCCAGAAGCCTCAGCCACAGACTGTAGTTGAGGTACCTCAGGTAACTAGTCAGGCGCAAGAGTTCTACCTTCAACCTCAGCAGCAATGGCCACATCAAACAGGTCAGCAGGTTCAACCTCAGGCAAGGCAGCCACAACCACAGGTGGTACAACACCAGCAGTACAGCAATATTCAGCAAGTTCCAGCACAGATGGTTCAGCAGCAAATGTCTTCTCCACAGGCTCATAGTGCACCTCAAGTCACACTGGTATATCCTCCATATGGGCCTCATCAGCCTGCATGTGCTAATGCCGGGGCACGCACTGGGGGTATGGTTGTGCAGCCTTCATACTCCACAATTTCATCATCTCAGCGGAAGCATCATGAGGTTGCTCCTATTTATGTGCAGAGCAACACAGTTTCTGTTCCATCAGCAGAGCGACGTCAACAGCCTCAGCAGCTTCATTCACTTGGCAATGGCTCATTTGTACCTCAACCAAGCAAGGTTGGTCCATGTGGTGTTGCACCATATACAGTACAAGGGAGTGCACAGACCTACAACACTGCTTATGGAAGCCCTTCCAGCAATCCTGCTACTATTGTTGCTGTCCTCAATCAACAAGCACATGGCAATGCTCCGATGGTGCTTCATCACTTGGGACCTCAGTCAGTGCAGAACCATCCGGACGTTGCTGAAAAGGTTGCTCGAATGGGTTACTCAAATGATCAAGTTGAGGGAATTGCACTCCGTATGGTGGCTGCGGGCCAGCCTGCTGAGTATAATCCCCTGCATGACAGGCTGAGCTCAGTTAGCCATGGGGTGGCTCCACAGGCATGGTCTGGGTAG